A window of Miscanthus floridulus cultivar M001 chromosome 12, ASM1932011v1, whole genome shotgun sequence genomic DNA:
atcaagaaatttatgatgagtttggaaagatgatggctaatgagtttgagatgtccatgattggagaattgagttacttccttggtcttcaaatcaagcaattgaagaatggtacatttgtaagtcaaggcaagtatatcaaggacatgatcaagaagtttggcatgagtgatagcaaagtcattagcacactaatgggaaccaatggcaacttggatagtgatgcaagtggaaatatggtggatcaaaagttatatcggtctatgattggaagcttactctatgtgaccgcatcaaagccggatgtcatgtttagtgtatgcatgtgtgcaagatttcaagcctcaccaagagaaagtcatttgaaggctacaaagagaatattgaggtacttgaagcatacaccaaatgttggtttgtggtattccaaaggagcaaagtttgagctagttggttactccgactcggattatgcgggatgcaaggttgaaaggaagagcacctctagcacatgttaattgttgggaagatcacttttttcatggtcatcaaagaagcaaaatagtgtggcattaTCAACctccgaagccgaatacatatccgccggtagttgttgtgcacaagtactttggatgaaggccactttgagtgactttggaatcaagttcaagaaagtgccattgctatgtgacaatgagagtgcaatcaagttaaccaataatccggttcaacatgtaagaacaaagcacattgatgtccgccaccatttcataagagatcaccaacaaaaaggggacgtttacattgagagtgtaggcaccgaagatcaacttgccgacatattcaccaagccattcgatgagaaaaggttttgcaagctaaggaatgagttgaacatattggatttctcaaatatgtgttgatgcaccccctcactcatatgacatgcctctccttcgagcaatctaaggtaaaagttgattggcatgacatacatctttgctaaggacatgattagtgcatctagtcacattttcaattttattaggacctttcaagtggttctatttgattaggctcattcatgaaaatcaaatgattttgatgtttatatgatatcactattgcttctatgcttgatttgatctagtgatagcatatgacatgtttataggcttgtaaacctagtgtttgatctagaaaatgagctataagtgtttaactcaacatggtacaagataacccttatttgaaggtgtgaagaagcttgtccttggatcaaaccgagttaaatatctttggtaaatgatctagactagaccaaatttgggaaaattattctcaccccattgattgacattgataatctcgaccctacaagtaatactatctatatttagaacctttgtggtcattaatgacaaagggggagaaaaacaaagatagagtaaaaatagtgaaaaagggggagaaatatcataaaaggAGAGAATCAtgaagatatcttgatatatgacatagggggagagatatgacaaaggaaaggagatcaaggaaagggatcaactaaaattttgagcacacaactagggggagcaagctcatgaacttgtatgatgcatttgaatgtgcttgcatggtacaagtattaaatttaaacatccatgcttgtgtgatgaatgttagttgtaagaattaaatgataaaataaaatcactagataacatTCATTCCCAAGtgagtctttacaagtggtatctttccaaaatatgtttccaagtgatattaagctaaccatggtgctaaggatggtatattggtgcactccgattagtatcacgcttcaaaggtccatcttttataccttagcatcatgtggtagacattgactcctaaatttcctatctaagcatatgtgcaagcttcaatccaaactcttagcacatatgtagggggagcaattgctaccatttggggttcataaaacttgtccatatccttttacacatggtaaatatgcttgggcaagcaacatggatttaattgaattttaattcatatctttgtataagggttgtcatcaattaccaaaaagggggagattgaaagctctagtttggttttggtgaattgatgaaaccctaagtgctaacctagtttatcaagtgatcatgaaataggtagcacacttcaagtggagaagctaatgaagatcataacatgacaatggtgatggcatggcgatgatcaagggcttaaacttgaaaagaagaaagagaaaaacaaaaagctcaaggcaaaggtataatttataggagctattttgttttggtgatcaagacacttagagagtgtgatcacattgaggattgatagtcgtactattaagaggggtgaaactcgtatcggaatacggttatcaaagtgccactagatgctctaactcattgcatatgcatttaggatctagtggagtactaacacccttgaaaatgtttgtgaaaatatgctaacacatgtgcacaaggtgatacacttggtggttagcacacttgagcaaggatgaagaaaacggaggagatgccagcgttggtcaagtgaccggacgctggatccaaatgcaccggacACTGCCTgcatgcgtccggtcgcgctgacttggcggtacagtggctagggtttatcactggacgctgggctgtgttcggtcgaggtggaccggacgtgtccggtcgaggaaaaacggtttttgacccttactgtactcgaccggacgctgaggctccagcgtccggttagttttgccggagcatccggtcagcttcgtagccgttgaaatctgacgaacagcgtttgaagctagtgacacgtggcgtccatcagtggaccggacgctgagtccagggtccggtcagctggaccggtgcgtccggtcagagcgcagtgtgcccagtgaaggggtacaacggctctatttcgtgggggcttctatttaagcctcatggctggctatggctcatatctttggccattttcattgacataacaaccttgtgagcttagccaaagtcctcccactcatttccatcattgattcatcatcatagtgagattgggagtgaatccaaatgcattgcttaagtgtttgcatctagaggcacttggtgttcgtgtttcgctacgaatttcgcttgttactcttggtggttgctgccacctagacggcttggagcagcgaggatcgttgagcggagggtggtgattgtctccggctccgatcgtggtgattgtgaggggttcttgacctttccccggcggagcgatAAAAGgttctctagtggattgctcatggcttgtgtgatcctcatcttgtgttggttgtgcggcaccctattgagggtttggcgtgtgaagccaattagcgcgtgaacctccaagtgagtgaatcgccacaacgaggagtagcttaccggcaagcaagtgaacctcggtaaaaatcattgtattcatcatttgattccgaggtgattggtctccattgcaattctctcttgtgattgattggctccttcctctacacgacggtataaccttcttgatcactctccttacattaccgcaaactagttgtcaagctctttagtgtaactagttgtgagagcttgtttgcttggttggtgtagctctttagttagtctttgagagcacactaacatagggtagtgtctttgctattgtgtgaatagacactatctaaactagaattgtggtaggtggtttgcattttaagtaggctagcgcaatactcgcttcgcctcataattgtctaaccgttttgttaagtgttgttgtagaaattttattaggctattcactcccctctagccattaggaccttttagcctTGCAGCTTTCTAGCTGCCATCTGTTGGATTTGACTCAATACCTTACAACTGCAGGTGGTGTGGAGCTCTTCGGAGTATGTCTTTGGTGGTGGCACAGGTTAGGAAGTTGTGCTTGCAGTCGCTTCGGTTAGTAGATGGACTTGGTAGCTGAATCGTGTTCTGTTTGTTGTTGTCTGTTAAGTGTTGTTATCCCTCCCTCTCCTCTTGTCATGTACTTCTCGAAACTTTGTATTGGGATTGGCACCATGCCCTTCCACCCCCGGCTTGCCTGGTATCTATGGAATGAAAATTCAGGTGGGGAGATCTTATCCCCCAGGTGTTGACCTCAAAAAGAGTGAAACATATATAGAACCTGAATTCCATGTTCTTAATACAACCTAAAATGAGAATCTACACCAGGATGTACAACCAGCCATACAATGTGAACTTAACAAGGGTAGGAAAAATCCTTATAAATCGAGACATGTAAGATAAGAAATGGAAAGAAAATATATATAGATTTATGAAATTGTGAGACACACACTCACACCCCCAcccccacaccaccaccaccagtccacaCCACACACACCCCTTCTGTGGCATAGTGGGCAGCATATGGGAACTAAATAGGAATACATGCCAATGACACATGAAGGTATGTTGGAAAGGGGAAAAAATGAAATGGACAAGAATTTATGAAGTTTATCACACAATCGGGTATGTATAGGCGCATATCTAGAActacacttattttgggacggtgTTTCCACAAGATTGTCGTGAGAACAATGTTTaaatgagaaaaaaatataaaaGATAAGCAAATTTGATTTTGCCACCTCTAAACTTGTCCAGGAACTTCAAAAATACTTATTATCTGGAACTTTGCTCCCTTGTCTAAAAAACTGTTGTAAATTAAATTGTTAGACGGTGCCAGTAAGCAGAAGGTTGAGATGAACCAGTAAATGCCGTTCCAAATGAGATCTTTATATAAAAATTCGGTGCTCCAAATGATTGAGCATTGATTATCTGGTTGGTATTCCTGAACTCGATCCTGAGGACATTAATTCACTAATATCTGAGACGAACTCAGGAGCTGAAGCTGAGGGATCATGGTGGAGCCACAGGCCACAGCACTTACTGGGTGCAAGCAGCTTTCAGGTGCAGGACCAGTACTGGTCCTAATTTGTTTCGTTTATTGTCAGGTATGTTCAGTTCATCGTGTGGCATCTCCAATAGCTAGCTTCATGCGGTTGCACTATAGCATAGTGCATTGCATTATAATCTACTCCTGTTTCAATTTTGCTTTGTTGTTGGACTGCAAGCATCATGCATATGTATCATAATCATataacatatatacatacatgACTGCTGGCCAATGCGGCGTCCATTCCATGGAAATGCTGCTATCAAATCAGAACAATTGGTGCAGGATTAGGAACGAGATGGTTTTCGCATTTTCTGTGCAGACATGTTGGCATCTGCCCCCACATTTTGAGTTCGGTTCAACGACGCGTAGGCGTCAATCATGGAGCAGCCAGGCAGCCAGTAGGAGTCCACGCCTTGGTCCGCACTCGACAGCGCCCGTACGTGCGTGCGCGGATTCTGAAACATGCCTGCCATCAGGAGAAGGAAGCAGTAGTAGCTAGATTCTGTCGAGCGAGGATTAAGCAACAACAGCGCTCTCTTTTTAAGTTCCATCCTGTTATGTGCCGGAAGATGAACAGGAGAGGCGCGAAGAAGAAGCGCTGAATTGAAGCTTGGGCTGTCAACGAACTATATGGGCCGTCTGCGAAGGCGAGGACATATAAGCCGGTGTGGCTTCGTGTGCGGGGCATCGAACCCGTTGTATCTGAAACCCCAACTGATTTTGTTGCTGAATCCCTACCCTGAATTCTGTTCTTGCTCCTCTGCCCCGAGCTCTGTTCTTCCTACCCCCAAATCCGTCCACTCTTGTATCGGATTCGATCATTTGGTTATCCTACAACACCAGTTATCCGGGTTCGTATCACTGCCCGTCATGATTATATTCCCGTCGAGAAAGAATATAATGCCGGCCGGCCAGCCGTGTCGTGTGTGCCCAACCACCGTGGCGTGCGTATGTCGACGCATACACGTGTTGTTCCTCACTGGTCAGAAATGAGAATCGGCCGGCAGGCAGTGTGTGTTAGGATTCATGTCCCGGTCCGTGTCAAGTAAAAAGGATCTTCGATCTCCCAAGTGGCGGGGGGAAGCGTAAAGGGTGAAAGTGTCATCAGGTCAAGTACGTGCTACCTAGCACACAGTCACATTCGAAAGGACAAAGATAACGCAAGACGGGTCGCACTACCATTGTCGTCGTTGTCTTCTCCCTCAGCTCGGACCTCTCATGTGGTGCCTCGGCTCACCATAGATCACCGCCATGCTGGAATTCCGCGAGGGACTGAGATTTGGTTTTTCTACACTTATAAATTTTGCCACGTGTCTAGATATATATTACGTCTagtaaaaattatgaattaaaAAATATCAAAACATCTTATAGTTGGGATTATGTGATTAGAAAGCGTTATTTTGAGACAAATAATATATGCATTTCATTCTGATACCTCCAAGCTAAATATTTTGAGAGCAATAAGTGGTCAAAGTTTCAGTTACCTAATCGGATTTTTGTTAACTAAAAGCAGTATATATCTGTGACCGGAGGGAGTGTACCAACGGGTCAACGGCAAGCTCTACCATACACCATATTGAGTGGACATGGCCGATTTCTGTCGTAGTCCTGCTTCTCTGAAAAATCCTTTCTGGGTTTGGGTTGGGTCTGCTATATTAATTAATTGTGAGGCTGCTGCAATTGCATGCAATGCAAAAGCGTTGAAACGCGAAATAGGCTTGTTCTTTTCGGACGCGACAAGCGCTGTTTCCTCGCCCTGCCGATGCTCTCCCCGTGCATCAAGCCATGCATGTCAGTGTATTATATTATGCTACTACACATATATATACTACTCCTATTGTcctacatgcatgcatgtaaccCAACAAAGATACTAGTCCGTCAGAGTGATGGGGAAATTAAACAGCGTCTCTTTCTTTAACGAATGAACACTAATCTGCCTAGAATTCAGCAAAGTGTCACCGCCGAAGCTTGATAAAAACGGCGGAACGGAACGACGTGCGTGCTGACAGTTGCCCACACTCGGACACAACAGATTAAATAGTGCGCGCGCCGCGGGGCCGGTGTTCGCGCCTCCCGTCGCCGTCCAGCCCATCATCATGCCGCCGGGACAGGGGTCGGGCCGACGCGACTACTTTGTCCTCACGAAGCTAgctagacgacgacgacgacgacgacgacggatcCGCGCGCGGAGCCGGCCGAGGCCGAAGCAGCCAACCAAACCAACTGCCGGATGGGCACGGGCACGCACGCGCGGCAAAGCCGATCCCGCGCCCTGCCGCGGCCGATGATGATCGGGGCGCCTGTCGCCGACCGCAAAGGAAACCAAAGGGCCGCCGGAGAATGATGGCACAAAAACGTCTCGGCGCACGCCACGCATATGCATCCAGCTTCCAGCGATGGGCTCCCTTCCGGTGAGGAGAGGCGCCAGGGCATACAGGGTTCCCCTGCCGAGGAAGGGGCGGCGAGTCGACGACGTGGCACCTACTGCgcggtgcgcgcgcgcgcgcgcgctggCCACTACCACTTGAGTACACTGTTGGTGGCTAGTAGCGGTAGTGCGGCGGCGCTGCTGTCGATTTTGACATTGCTTTGTTGCAGGTTTTGGTGTAGAGCGAGAGAGATGGGTAACAGCCCCAGCCATTGGTGCGTCTACTTCACCTTCTACAGTTCTAGTTCGTCTACGGTGTCTAACGCCGCTCCCGATTTGATCCAAAACATCATGATTTAGAGGTCGTTTGGATGGTCGAAACGTTGCTAGTTCTGCACGGAATCAGTGGAATCTATGCCACAACAACAAATTTTACCCCCAGCTCACATAAAGAAGAATAGACAGACCAATGGTAATGGATGGCATAAATAGGTACTTTATTCTAAACCCAAGTATCGCCTACCACTGGAGAAAAGGAAAACGGTATCCGAAAATCTGGCCTAAGAAACACTGCTCGTATAGCTTCACTCATTTGGAGCCTAGAATAATGCAGAGTACAATTTCAACAGCAAAATCTCGCTACCAAAAGTCACATTGATTCAGGGGGTACTTATATTAATTGGGTGATGCTGGCCCGCACAGCACAGCAACATAATGAAAATCGTAATTACGGTACTGCTAGCCGGTTGTTAGAGTAGCTGACGAAGATGATTAGCTGCGGCAATAAGCATGTGCTGCCCCGGTTACTCTAGTAATTTGTCCTGTTTAGCGTGTCAGGACTCAGGACCTGCTCAGAATTGGCGAGAAAGGCCCTCCTCAGCGTGTGTCTCTCACTCGGCCGCGCTGTTTCGGCCTGCACAGAAAAGGAGTTCTAGTTAAGAACGTGAACAATGCCCCAATCTCATTCGTTCCGTCGTCGTAACATCCTTGCCTAACTGCGTAGACACTGTATAACTTGGCTACTACAGCAAGGTTGTTAGGAAAGCGACCAAGTATATAGGGTTCTTCCATTGTACTGTGTACTACTGATATGGTAAGGGATTCTAATTCAGAGTTTGAAGGACTTTTGTTCCTAAAAAAAATCCAGTGCTCACTCGTCTAAAAAAACACATCTCGCTTTCTGATACAGCAGGACTAGAGTCCGAACGGACGCTCGTGGCTGCTCTGTGTCCCACGCGTAGTGAGCGGACGGCACGGATCTCGACTTGCTACAGGGCCACCATGTGGGCACCGTGCCATCGTCAGGCCCACCCGAGGCCACTACCTCCACGGGCGCCTACGAGCTCGAACTGTCGTGGCAAGAAgatggaggggaggggagggaggggatggAGAGGAGGTCGAGGCACGTCGTGCGAGGAAGGCTGCTATAACGCTAGCCACCGGCGCCATTGCGACAATGTGCAACACTAGAGTAAAAAAACACGTGCAACACCAGTCGACTTTTGAAACACtgagataaaacatttgcatcaTACGTCTGAAAGGAGATAAAACACTTAACATACGCTTAAAagcatgcgtgtatagccattgcaacatgtgcaacaccaagatctacttttgcaacatacgtctagaaaacgtgaaacacttgaaacgtaGGCTTACAATATGCGTATATTATCAttgcaacacatgcaacatcccagatctacttttgcaatatacagataaaacacttgaaacataactttgaaacgtctgaaacacttgaaacacattgTTCACCGTGTGGCCATGGTCTACTTGGTGGGGATTGGAGTGGCAACGGCGGAGAAGGAGGCCGAGGAGGCCTAGCCGAGCAGGAAGCTGAGGAGGGCCGCCATCTTGAGGGGCCCCACGAGGAGCGCCATCTCCTAGGCCTCCCTCACGTCATGCGCTGCTGCAGCACCCTCGCGACTACCGATAGCACGAACCCATCGGAGCCAACTGGGCGGGCAGCGACAACGTGGGGACAGACGCGGTCATGCCTGTGTGGGTGGGGGTGGGGTTGGAGATAGGGGGCGCGGCGCAACGCAAGATGGAGCGCGGCGCGGGACAGGGGATCCAAAGCGTCGTGGGCAGGATGGGGCTTGAGCGAGCGATGGGTGAATGCAGCAACATCGAGCGTGGAGTGGGGCGTGGCATTCGAGCGGGGATGGGGATGGAGGCGTTGTGAGGAATAGAACGAGAGGATGGGGAATTTTTTTCGGGAGTGCGTCCGAACGAAAGTCACGGGACGGATGTCCTTACGGTATCATTAACGTTTTCAATTAGTCAAATatttttgatcaaatatatatacaaaaatatactaatatatgtatgatgtataataaatattattaaattgAGCATAAAATATACTTTCACCGTAATCTGAGATAATACTATTTTTTATATTTCTTACCCATCGAGAACCAAGATGTGCGTTTATTTTAGGGGCCCCGCGACTACATGGAACCAGATGATGAATAACATGCCTCATTTGCGCGATACGGCTGCTTGATTTACTGCATGGTAACTCGATCTCGAATCGCATAAACTTGACCTACTCTTCACTAGTTCCAGTGCTATTATCCTACCAAAGCTAAGCCTAACAGTGTAGGTGCATTACTGTTACCGCCTTGATCCGATGTCTCGGATACAGAAAATTACCAAGATCAAACCGAAGCTGCACATCCGGATCACGTCACCGCGCCGTGACCCAACCATAAAAGCCCGACGCACCTCTCCCCTCTGCTCCTGCGCTCCGCCTCCAGCTCCACCACTCTGTCTACTCTGACGCCCACACCAAGAAACACGGCAGAGGCGCACAGCAATGCCCAACCCCTCCGCATCCCCGCCACCGGCGGCGCCGGCCACCGCCGCAACtcgccggcggcggaggcggcggaggcaTCAGCTCctcccgccctcctcctcctcctcatccgcgGTCCCCACGACGtccgcctcctcctcgtcgtcgtcctcgtcctccgcctCCTCCGTCCTCTCCTTCTCGTTCCCGTCCTTCTCGCCGGCGCCCTCGCCGTTCCACCACCGCTTCTTCCTCTCCCCGCTGCGCGCCTCCGCGGTGCCCTTCTCCTGGGAGCACCGCCCGGGCATCCCAAAGACCCCCGCACGCCAGGGCCAGGCAGCGCGCGGCAGCGGCAAGACGGccaagacggcggcggcggcgctgccgctCCCGCCCTCCCTCCTCTCAAGCAAGGTCGGCGCCGCCGACGGCTACTTCATCGTCCCCGACGACGCCGaggcggcgaggcggcggcggcgcaagcAGCGGCCGCCGGCGCTGGCCGCCACTCTAACCGACTGGCTCGCCGTGCTCAGCCTCTACCGGTCGTGCACGCGGTCCCGCGACTGCCTCGccggcacgccgccgccgcgcccccgCGCTCCGGCGAAGTTCCGGTGAGCTGAGTTCGCTGATCTCGCGCCGCGCGCGTGTTCCGGTGCTGCGCGCGCCTTGCGTTTGTGACTCTGGTGGGTGCTGTGGTGCGGATTAAGCAATGTGCTTAGGACGATTAATCACGCTTGGCACTGTAACTAAGGTGGTTTTCGTTTTCCCCGTGTGCGTGTGCTTTTGTTTGTTGCAGCCACTAATAATTGGTTAATCCGCACTTGATGCTGAAGCAGCTGCTGCAGGTGCTAGCACGCGTCCCATTCGCATATGTGTCCCACCGTTAATTAGCTTGTAAGCTTGTTTCGCTGATTGGTAAGACACAGTTAATGTGAATGAAGTATGAAAAGGCCGTGTGCGACAAGATGGGTATATTGTACTATAATGGCCCCATGCAGTAAAGCAATTGAGCATAATGCATTGTTGTTTCCGTGACCACTGACCACTGTGCGTTGTTCACGGGGCATttgttaagtccaatttacacccttcaacttgcagcaaagttcggatttcaacatcgaacttcaaaaccggacaactttggccctccaactctcgaaaaagttcaactttcaacctccTGGCGGTTTTgtgggtgaacagtaacttttgatatttttgggtggcgctaaaattttatattattttttcaagcatcttaacgatctcaaatgaaaaaactcaaaactacaaagttgtagatctcgtcgatgtctacaatttacatataaaaattatcttcatccgacatcgtattgaagggttttctattttttgaaatttgagtctcatcacgcgataaaatatggtgctgaaattttatattattttttcgagcatcttactgtcctcaaatgaaaaaattcaaaactacaaagttgtagatctcatcgaggtatacaatttacatataaaaattatcttcatctgacatcgtattgaagggttttctattttttgaaatttgagtctcatcacacgacaaaattgtttcacgcgtgatgagacttaaatttcaaaaaataaaaacccttcaatacgatgtcggatgaagataattttatatgtaaattgtagatctcgatgagatctataactttgtagttttgagtttttttcatttgaggacagtaagatgcttgaaaaaataatataaaatttcagcatcatattttatcgcgtgatgagactcaaatttcaaaaaatagaaaacccttcaatacgatgtcggataaagataatttttatatgtaaattgtagacctcgatgagatctacaactttgtagttttgagttttttcatttgaggaagttaagatgctcgaaaaaataatataaaattctgATGCTcctgaaaatatcaaaagttactgttc
This region includes:
- the LOC136498452 gene encoding uncharacterized protein; its protein translation is MPNPSASPPPAAPATAATRRRRRRRRHQLLPPSSSSSSAVPTTSASSSSSSSSSASSVLSFSFPSFSPAPSPFHHRFFLSPLRASAVPFSWEHRPGIPKTPARQGQAARGSGKTAKTAAAALPLPPSLLSSKVGAADGYFIVPDDAEAARRRRRKQRPPALAATLTDWLAVLSLYRSCTRSRDCLAGTPPPRPRAPAKFR